From the Solea solea chromosome 7, fSolSol10.1, whole genome shotgun sequence genome, the window CAAATCTAAAGTATACTTTAATAttaaagatattaaaatatgtatgcaAGTCACATGTTTTGTTGACAGGCAGACGCGCAACACACATCCGCAAGTCGGAGTCACAGCTACAGTGACATTTAGCGTGTGCttgacacagacacattttgtTACATTACTGTTTGTCACACTAAGGAAATAAACAGCTTCATTTAATAGTTTTTAAAATCTTTGGGGCTATtttaatatgtgtgtttataaatgtattgttcAAACTCTGATGAACATAGAAAAACTCAGTTAAACTAACTTCACCTGCTGCGTAGGAAGATGTGTTTGGCCTGTTTGATGATCTTCTCCAACAGCCCCTCGCTCTGCTGCAAGCTGAAGATCTCAGCCTTGTTGTAGGCCAGTGGCCCTGCCAGACGCATGCGTTTGTGGCCAAAGGGAGCGGTGGAAGGATGGGGCATCACCACAGAGCTCAACTGCTGCTTGTGGAACTGTGACAACAAACAAAGTTGTTTGATGAGTAACAAAACATCTGCTttggtgtctttgtttttgtcatattaccAGCAAATTCAAGACTAATTGAAGTAAAACTGTATAATATCAGACAACTTGTCCTACTAATACAATCGTTACATTATAATGACGTGCATGTAACATCAACTTAAATCACATTGGTAATATTGTCCCAACTTTATCTTatggaaacaacacaaactaacCTTTAAAACTGCCAAGAGGCCAAAAACAGCTCATGGGACTCACAGTGTGTTACTTGTGTATGAATGAATtaagacaattaaaaaacatttgcttGGCATTTCTTATCACTCTAACAGATTTGCGTCTCACCTCTCTCATCATTTGATGCAGGTTATGTTCCAGTACGTAAAGGTGGTCGTCTGGTTTGGGTTTCTCTGGAGACGCCCGCTGGTTCTTTTTCTCTCCCGTAGAGTGGCACAATGAGATCGAAAGCTGCAGACCTATGAAGGACGAGTACAAGAACAGAAAAAGCATgagtttgattgtttttaaaatacaaacacaaggCAAAATATGTATAGCTCATGAACTTTGGGTGAAATATAATTCGACATTTATTTTGCATGATATCAATGTAAAAATACAGGAACAAGGCGGGGGCATCAGCAGCGGTCAGACCAGCTAATGCCGACAGTGATTATATTTCACCTATACAACAGTATAATTAAGTGTCTTACAATTACACTCAACAAAGAAAGACCCAAGACTCAAGACTGTTCTGACCTGGAAATGGCTGTGAGATGATCTGATTCTTCACAACAATGTGAGGGATCTGGGATTTGATCTGAACAGCTTCCCTGGACAGCTGCGCAAAGATCTCCTTACAGAGCAGAACATTCTGAGCGGCTTCTAGCTTCACATGCCACAGCTGGGTGCCTAGTCATAGGGGAAAAGAAAGATGAAGAGATCAAAGGTGATAAAGGTGTGGAAcatggagaaagagaaagagagaagagggaaatGTGTGTAGTGAACTGTACCAGCTTTAGATTTTGAAGGTCTCCTAAACAGGTTTACTGTTCCCAAATCTCCAATGTCTGGAGCTTGTTTCTGAATGGAcacctgaagaaaaacactggacTTTAACAACGTCTTATATCCCTGCTGTGTTTTATCAGAGCATGCCATCAGATGCTGATCCATATTTTCTACCCACTCACCTTGATATAAGCAGATCCCTCCAAATCACTGGGGATCTGGACATTAAGAGGACAGTAATCTTCTGGGATCTTTTTGTCCAGATCAATGTCTGTGTTCTTAATGACCTCAAATGTGCCGTGGTGAGGAAAAAGGGAACCTATGTGGTTAAATAAACAGTTTAAAACACATTAGCTTGGGGTTAAACTAGTCATCTAGTTTTGTGAAGAAAGTAACACAAGAAGATGTTAGTTTATAGACAAAGTGTTTGACGGAGTTGCCTAACCATCCATTAGAGGCCTTTTCACCTGCACTACGGTAGCTGAGGTCTCCCAGGATCTTGTCTCCTACTTTGCGGAGTTTCCACTGTGAGCGGAGACGCAGCAGCTCCGAGTTGAAGTCCCGCTGCCTCCTGTTCTCCTGGTTCTCTGCAACTGACTTAGTGAGTTTCTCCGCTCCCTTGAGGAGGAGTTGCGCGGCTGTGGCTAAAGATTTCTTTTTACTGATCAGCTGGAACACCTGTGGGGTCTGCACAAGGCCAGAATACAGTTGTGAATAAATGGTTTACCAGATATTTGTGTGCTCATTACAATAGCTATCCAGTGAAGATGATATGGTGAAATTCTACAGCGGTTTACCTTTCCAGCCGATGGATCCTGTGACACTGGGTCTAAGGCCATGTACTTCTTTTCCTTCACCACGCTGAGCACATCATGAAGCACACACATCTCTGTCAACGCACTGCGCAGGTTGTTACGCACCGAGTCCCAGGGCCAAAGAGAAGGCTGAAACTTCACTGTACCTGTGTCAAGAAACCgatgaagacattttatttaagaaaatatataaatatatgaataataaagaGTGTTATATTATGTAagagaactgttttttttaattcacaggCAAGTATTCTGAAACGTTTTGACGATGCATGCGTAGCTGATAACATCAGAGGATCAACAGTTGATTTTGGATAAGTTGCACAACACtttaccttcttcttcttcaggctCCTGCTTTCCCCACTCACGGTCTCTGGTTTCGCCCTCAGGTCCATCTTCCTCTGAGTCAGATCCCTGGCTAAAGTCAATTCTTTGTGCCAACTTTGCGAGGTTCTGAGACATGGACAGTGGGGGGACATATGTCTCTGTCCCATCCAGGGCCACTTCCTGCACCTGCTTCTCACAGGAAGACTCGATGCTGACCCTCACTGCTGGAACCCCAGACATAATGCCACAGCTGAGATGAGGAGGACAAGCAGAAATACACAATCATCAAGACTGTGTGAGTCCCAGAGCAGTACAAAGCAGGTCAAGTAAAATGATCTATGCAAATTGAGCTGAGAAATATAAACAATGTCAAACAAAAGTTTTATACATTTCAACAGCTGAACATGGAGAAAACAAGAGGACAATAATATATTTCATtatgttcattcatttaattaattaattcaaacGTGCTTGCTAATTTAATAATATCAGAGATCTGGAGTAATAGTAGTGGAAAGTGTCCCACACAAATTgcttttaaaatacaattatatGCTGCGGTTagcaagaaaaaagaaacagataaATCACTCATAAGTGAAATGCAAGACTTTTTAAACCATTTGGTGTTATTCAATGTagtttaacttttaaataacaaaCCTGCATATCTTTAGTATGTTTTGATAATGTGGGTCTACCCTGCGGATGCTTTATCTGCTATATACTTGTTTCTATAACAATTAAGATTAGATCTAGAAGTGTTCATACAAATACATggattattattagtttttattgacGACAGTACTAGCTAGATTTCATTGTAGTCAGGTCAGCTAGCTTTAGCCCCTTgctaatattacaagaaaaagaCCATCAGAGCaggaaataaacacagaaatgacCACAAAGTGTATGGGTCACTTTAAACTCACCACTTATATTCACCTCGCGTCACTGCAGTCTCTAGGATAAGAGTTTGTTCACTGggtaattatatttttttccagTAAGATAGAAAATGTCTCATTCTTTTTATGCGCTACACCGGAATATGCGCACTCGACTGCCCCCTAGTGCACAGGGTGTACTTTTTATGTACGGCgtgttactttatttttacctttttaggCTTTATTACCTGATTTGATGTAATAATTTAAACACGTCGCTCTTGTTTCGTCTCTGTGATTTTCATATTTATGGCTGTGATATTTCAAACTAGAAGCCAGTTAATGGGTAGGAACTGTAGTCCGTGGTTGGAACTATGAAGGACTTTGTTCCGCACGAGACGGGGCACGGCGGGCAGTTCAAACTACCGGATGGACGTTTAGGAACGAACCGTTCAGGCGTCGTCGTGGAGGTTTCGATAAACAAAAACTGCTGTTAATATATTCTTTCAACAaatcttttctctgtttttacagtttatCTGCATTTTATTTACCGTTCTAAAAAGTTCCTTCTCGTATATTTCAACGAACGAAGTGATGGCAGCGAAGCTAGCGGCTAACGGAGCGGCTACCTGCTGTTTGAGAAATGTTCGCCTGCTTTtgtagaaaatgaagaaaaaattggCCAGAATAAGACCGAGCCCTAACGAAGAGGCTCGGATACTAAAAGAAGAACATGAAAGAAGGAGAAAGCTGCGAATACAACAGGTAACCAGCGTTGCTGTTTTCTGCTTTACATTGGTTTCTGTTGTGATTGATGGCGCGTGTCACTGTGGCGCTGTTAAAGCCATTGTTTACAACATGGTTTCTACCTTCGATTATTTCCTTAATAGTcgatcagtcagtcagatgaaaTTAAATGGTTATTTTTGCGAATATGCGAGGAGATATTGCAAACACAAATCTATAAGATAACGAAGGAAGTACCACAATGAAATGGCGGACAAATTATCCAAGCAGTATgcaaacaaaatatacaaaacaaataagtaAAGTTGCATACTCGAAAAGCAGTGAGAGGAAGTATAATGTAGCTCCCCATCCCTTCTCCACAAATTATTAACAGAAATAGTCTGCTTCCTCTCATTACTGTCCTTTGTCAAGTACTGTACATATGTAACATATACGTGTTCTTCAAGAGTGCAGCAAATAAGAGATGGTAACCTGGTAACTTGTAGCATTCACTTCATTTCTATATTTCCCTAAGAAATAaatctgtatatttatatgcTTTAAAACGGTTTAGAactttaggacattttatttCCACTTCAAATGTCCCAGTCTTATCACATTTACAGCAACACCTTGCGGGACATGCGATCATGAAACTAATGTAAAACATCTAAGAACTCTTTTATTACTCCCATTACTGGAACGTTTGCAGTGTTACAGTATCACAGATGGTAAAGGTAGTAAATAGTAAACATGTATAAACACAATGCAATCACAGAACGCCAGAAAATGTACttgtaaaacaatacaaatagaATCGTACAGTACCATTTTCATCCTTTTATCTTCTCAGCTCTTTTAGCTTCTTTTTCCATTAAAGCACTTTGCAAATccataattaaacaaaatatttcGAAATTGCTTTGAATGTTTTAACTTCTGGCTGTCAGTCTTTAATTATCTGATATGTATCATAATTATTGATATCAActcattaattattttttttccgtGATAACCTTTTTGGCTATATTGGCCCTTTGTCCATTTACAAATGTCCTATATGTGctactctgtgactgtgagcGGTTTTGTATTGATGTGTCATTGCAATGAACATACTATTTTCATGAGTCTGAGTCACACCAGCTTTGATTAGTTGTTATAAAGCTTTTTTGGGACATCTTTATGAAAAGCACCCGTTAGGAATGTCTTCAGACTATTTTGCTTTGATACACAGGTGCGGGAGCAGCAGAGGCAAATTGCCCTGCAGATCCGTCAGGCGGTTGAGCAGCGACGACAATGTGAGCTGGAGCAGCTGGGGGAGGAGCTGAGGTTGGATTGGGAGCAACAGCAGAGGGAGAAACTGGACAAACTGCAGAGGTTGTACCAAGAGAGCCTCCAACTTCTCGGTcagggacacagagacgcaAAAGAAAACGTAAGATAACACTGGCCTGAGAAAAGATGATGAAACTGTCACAGTCTGTAGTGCAGTGTTGAGTTAGATTGTCTGCACAGATCATATGCAAAGTACTTTGGTGAAACCAGTGAACCAAAAGGTGTACAAAACCATGTCACGATATCTAAAGCATTGAATTTGTGtttgccccctttttttttttaacaaggaaCCTGATTTGGCAGCAATagcacagagggaggaggacaaTCATGCCAAAGCAGAACAGCGTCATCAACAAGCCCTGAAGGAACTGAAATCTCAGAGGCTTGAAGAACATGAGAGACAAAACAAGTGAGTAGCATCACAAAATTTGCTTCAAGGCTGTTCCCATGTtggaaatgtcataaaaaagaTGACGTTCATGTCTGTtccttgtgtttctctgcagatccatcagTGCCAGGAAGAAGGCACTACAGACAGAAAAGGAGAGATCAGCAAAAGTGGCCAGCCTCCCACCACCTCCCCCTAACCCCATTCAGGTGATTCCGCCCCAATTAAAGATTTCAGTGATAAATGTGCCATTCAGGTGTGAATCACTGAATTTTGACACCAAATATTTCTCTCTTTGTGAACAGCTTACTGGCTATCTAATTTTGATTCTTTGAGCCAGTTttgttaataattattaatttgaGTTTCCTCATTGTATGGTTCATATTCTTGAGTGAGTTGAGGTAACGgtgttgttttcttgttaaaTCAGAACATTGATTTCAAGAAGCCACATGTGGTAAAGAAATCCGATGTGAGTTCCTTTGCTGCCACACATTATCACATGCCAGAGAGCACTGTGGATAGAGAGGTGGATACACAGCAGGTATGCTTTctgagattttttattttttttgtcctgccCCATCAGTGTTGTCTGATCTATAGATTTGTTTTCAGCGTAATGCCCATGAGGAAGCTGACCTGGAGGTCAGGAGATTGCAGGACCTACAAAGGGAGGcaatgaggaggagagaggagcagctggagaagGCTCGTCTCAGGGGGAAGCAGGCTTTGAAGAGGGAACAGCTCATTCAGGTGCATATTACCTGTTAGTGTTACTGACAATTCCATCATTGCAGAAAACAATTTCCCCCACAGAGATTGAAAAAGTATTTTGATTCTGAAATACTGTTGAGTAATTT encodes:
- the med17 gene encoding mediator of RNA polymerase II transcription subunit 17 produces the protein MSGVPAVRVSIESSCEKQVQEVALDGTETYVPPLSMSQNLAKLAQRIDFSQGSDSEEDGPEGETRDREWGKQEPEEEEGTVKFQPSLWPWDSVRNNLRSALTEMCVLHDVLSVVKEKKYMALDPVSQDPSAGKTPQVFQLISKKKSLATAAQLLLKGAEKLTKSVAENQENRRQRDFNSELLRLRSQWKLRKVGDKILGDLSYRSAGSLFPHHGTFEVIKNTDIDLDKKIPEDYCPLNVQIPSDLEGSAYIKVSIQKQAPDIGDLGTVNLFRRPSKSKAGTQLWHVKLEAAQNVLLCKEIFAQLSREAVQIKSQIPHIVVKNQIISQPFPGLQLSISLCHSTGEKKNQRASPEKPKPDDHLYVLEHNLHQMMREFHKQQLSSVVMPHPSTAPFGHKRMRLAGPLAYNKAEIFSLQQSEGLLEKIIKQAKHIFLRSRTARTIDSLASRIEDPQIQAHWSNINDVYESSVKVLITSQGYEQICKSIQLQLNIGVEQIRVVHRDGRTITLSHQEQELQDFLLSQMSQHQVHAVQQLAKVMGWHVLSFSNHVGLGPVESIGNASAVTVASPNGEYAISVRNGPESGCKVLIQFPRSQSKDLPKSDVIQDTKWSHLRGPYKEVHWSKMEGRNFVYKMELLMAALTPCP